In Kaistia defluvii, one genomic interval encodes:
- a CDS encoding RidA family protein — MEIFRLEPAARWCEAATHDGVVHVAGQVGPAGADIVTQTRGALAEMDRVLALCGTDKSRLLSVTIWLADIADFAAMNSVWDTWVDPDNTPARATGGIPLADPDYLIEITAVAALP; from the coding sequence GTGGAGATTTTCAGACTGGAGCCGGCGGCGCGCTGGTGCGAGGCGGCGACGCATGACGGCGTGGTGCATGTCGCCGGACAGGTCGGGCCGGCCGGCGCCGACATCGTCACCCAGACACGCGGCGCGCTGGCCGAGATGGACCGCGTGCTGGCGCTTTGCGGAACCGACAAGTCGCGCCTGCTTTCGGTCACAATCTGGCTTGCCGACATCGCCGACTTCGCCGCCATGAATTCCGTCTGGGATACCTGGGTCGACCCGGACAACACGCCGGCGCGCGCGACCGGCGGCATTCCGCTCGCCGATCCCGACTATCTCATCGAGATCACGGCGGTCGCCGCGCTGCCCTGA
- a CDS encoding tetratricopeptide repeat protein: protein MGYHSSRGRSALRALVGGLLLAGSFACAHAGPNDEGDKALAAHNYERAMALYRKAADANDPWGQVNVGKMYENGQGVAPNPKQAAIWYAKAAGQGNDWAQNSLGSLYENGTGVPKDVAKALALYKKSAAKGNNWALYNLARFQAEGIGMAARPADALKNFRKAAELGNSWAQYTLGDKYATGAGVPPSYPTAVAWYKKAADQGNAWSQFKLGQLYEKGTGVIQNDATAAKYYKASADQGNHLAQASYGLALETGKGLKRWNKKEAVRYYKLAVANPGAPEWVMQRLTALDGAQPKPATAAN, encoded by the coding sequence ATGGGCTATCATTCATCGCGCGGTCGATCGGCGCTTCGGGCTCTGGTCGGCGGTCTCTTGCTGGCCGGATCCTTCGCTTGCGCCCATGCCGGGCCGAACGACGAGGGCGACAAGGCGCTCGCCGCGCATAATTACGAGCGCGCCATGGCGCTCTATCGCAAGGCGGCGGACGCCAATGACCCCTGGGGTCAGGTCAATGTCGGCAAGATGTACGAAAACGGCCAGGGCGTCGCCCCCAACCCGAAACAGGCCGCGATCTGGTATGCCAAGGCCGCCGGCCAGGGCAACGACTGGGCGCAGAACAGCCTGGGCTCCCTTTACGAAAACGGCACCGGCGTCCCGAAGGATGTTGCGAAAGCGCTGGCGCTCTACAAGAAATCGGCCGCCAAGGGCAACAACTGGGCCCTGTACAATCTGGCGCGTTTCCAGGCGGAGGGCATCGGCATGGCCGCCCGCCCGGCAGACGCGCTGAAGAACTTCCGCAAGGCCGCCGAGCTCGGCAATTCATGGGCGCAATACACGCTGGGCGACAAGTACGCGACCGGCGCAGGCGTGCCGCCGAGCTATCCGACTGCGGTCGCCTGGTACAAGAAGGCGGCCGATCAGGGCAATGCCTGGAGCCAGTTCAAGCTCGGTCAGCTCTATGAGAAGGGCACCGGCGTCATCCAAAACGACGCGACCGCCGCCAAATATTACAAGGCGTCGGCAGACCAGGGCAATCATCTCGCGCAGGCGAGCTACGGCCTGGCGCTGGAGACCGGCAAGGGCCTCAAGCGCTGGAACAAGAAGGAGGCGGTCCGCTACTACAAGCTGGCCGTTGCCAATCCCGGCGCGCCGGAATGGGTGATGCAGCGCCTGACAGCCCTGGACGGCGCGCAGCCGAAGCCGGCCACGGCCGCGAACTGA